GTTTGAAGTGTGGTGGAACTGGTAAGATAAATTAATTGAGGCGCTGCTGAAAAGCTCTGGTTTCTAAGACACTCTGCAGGTGGAGCTGTGTATCCTTTTTATGTAACCTTTTTTTCTAAACTTTcgatactaataataataattcaatatttAGAAAAATCTAAACCAGAGCTTCTTGTCATCCTAGACAGTCTAATTTAGCAAACAAACCCATTTTGATAGGCTTGACAACACAGTAATGTCATCTAGTCAAACAGGAACCTAGAGAGTAAATACCACAGACTTCACTGCTATGAGCACCTGGTGATGTGGATCTGTGCTCTTTAACATCAGGAAGATCTGATTCTTCATATCTGAGTATGTTACACAGCTCCTTATCAAGGCTTTATTAATCTGAAAATTGTGCTGCTGCCAGTCTTACTACAATCCAGAAAGTAGCAGCACGCCTCATCTTTAATGAAACTTTGTCATctagtaaataaatacataagcaATCTTTTAACTATTATGTTTATGCAAAATGGTAACCCTGGGTTAAGTGCCCCTCAAGAGTGATAGTTCATTGCATGCAGGGCTCTAATCAGCAAACTGCTAGTCAGTTCTGGATGTGGTTGCAACAAACCCATTAATTTAAGAAAATCTTTAGTAATAACAGCCTTACAGTTACAACTGGACACTGAGCTTTAGCCATTATAACACATCACACCTGCATCAGTTTATACTTTTCTAGCCAGTTCATAATTGACAGTTTTAGATGAACATGCTCTTCCTGAACCTGTTCAGCAATCCATTTAAAACTAGTCTTCATTATTAATTTCTACAAACAAAACACATGATCTGCATTgctttaatcaaaacaacctactctgaaagaaagaagaaattgTTACAATGATTTCTAGTGTAGACGACTGTTTAACAAAACATATATGGCTATATTTTCATATGTTCACTGCTGGATAAGAACTGATGTACCTGTTTTCTTCAGGCTGCTCTTTCCATACTGCAGATACTTCTGCAGCCACTCAATGCACTCAGAGCTGAAGTAATGTCTGTCTCTCTCAAGACCAGCTCTGTCATTGTTCCACTTCCGTGCAGTGGGGAATCCTTGCTGCACTGGAGAAATATATCTCATCTCCTTAAAATCCAGAGACAGAAAGTCCTCTCCATCATAACCAAACTCACGGAACCCATTTGTTTCTCCAGTCTGATCGTCCCACTCACAGCCGTACATCAGCTGGTATGTGTGCACACCTGAGGAACAGAGACACTGAATGTATGAATAATCAATTAATACAGTCAGAATAAAATCATCATTCAGTCAGAAAGTCCCAACATGTTTGACTCAGAATCAAATAAATCTGATATTCCAGTTTTTTGGCCTccattctaaataaaaataataatttagtaataTTTGAGTTGTGAGTTTACTGactaaatttattattataagagAACAAGAACAAGGTGCTGAGAAATAAGAGACAATAAACAGACATGATTTCTATTGTGAATCTGTCTGAGCAGCTGTTGACTTATTTACTGCATCAGATCTGTGTCTTACAACCAGAattgttaaattttaattgaaccagttaatttcttacaaaagaaagaaagaaaaaactagATTAAAATGTTTGTAGACAAACATTCTTCTGGCATGAGAAAGCAGTttaaaaaagaagtttattGTTGATTGCTGAAAAGAAGTTTTTTCTGTCGACTGATTCGCTGCAGCAGACGTCATGTGATTTTCATCACGTCCAATCAAACTGAGCCATGAACCGTTTCTGTGTCGTGTGTATTTTAGGTTTGTGAGACTCAAATCAGTGAACATACTGAATGGctgttaaacacacacattaggAAGATTGTCCCCCTCGGTAGAAATCGTATTTTACATAGtatgtctatgtgtgtgttcagtgtgtgtgtgtgtgtgtgtgtgtgtgtgtgtgtgtatgtgtatatctGTGTGTTCTGCTGGTTTACCACCTTTTTGCCAAACCTGAAACATACAATGTTTGAGTCATAAATATGACTAAATTGTAAAAGTGGCccaatgtgaaatattaaaaaatggaTGGTATTCTTGGCTTTAGTATCTAATCTTCTCAGTTATCTGATGGTTCAGCTCTTTGAACTGATGGACACACGGACACCTTCAAGATATGTGTGCTGTTTAATGGAAATCCTCTGCCCAGTTCAAATATCACTACCTTTTTATTACtactacaaaaataaacatttctgtcCTTGGTGCATATTAGTGTTTATTTAACAAACACATCTTTAacactgataaaataaaataaaagatactgTAACTGGTATGTAAATGGTAGCTGTACTCCTAACACTGTATCATTAATATGTAAAATAGTCAAAACTAAGAAGTCATGTGTGTAAGTAGGTTTGTTACCAATTTACCTGTTGACTGGTTGAAGCGTCCCTTTGCGACCTGGATGTTGTTTTTGAAGAGCCGATGCTGATTAATATCAGTCTGAGTCTCTCTGGTCCAGTAATCAGCTCCCTCATTCTGTCTGATCCACTCTGTCTTTGGCACAGCTTTCATTGTGTTGCTGTCAAAGTACATAAACTGCTCATCATGAACCAAACCAACTGAAGTGAACTCTGGGAAGTCAATGTCTCCAGACACACCAGTGTAGAAGTATTTCAGAGAGTGTTTTCCTGAGGAGAGAGATACAAACAGAATTTTAGTCATCATCTCAAATTAATCATCCACACATAAAGCCTGttcaaaattcacatttttaagaGTTACAGTACATCAACACTGAAATTCACAATAAggctatattaaaataatttatgccATAGCAGGTGAATATAGCAATATTTAAATTGactaacaaaaaaagaaaaatgacacCTTGATATACAAAAGGACTGTAGCTTtagttgtttattaaatatgttcATATTCCAGATCTTCCTAAGTTGCCTAAATTTACATTTGAGACCTTGTCAGTTATTGtactaaaaatatatcaaaatgtgctgtattttttttttaaattaaaacaatatttactcAGAATCAGTCTTATTGGTGAAGTGTGCTAAAACACAGAAGTCATTTTGATTCCAGTTACTTAAAATTTATAAGACAAGACGACAGATAAAAAGACACATATCTAGACACAGTAATATGGATTTGTTATAAAAGGTGTTTATCCTGCTGTCCATTTTGCTTACTACACATaaactttctctctcacacaggaTGTTAGATTTCAGTGTTTATGTGATTGATCTGTAGGCTATTATATGTCTGTTGTACTTGGGTTGTCTCCTTTATCTCTTCCAGTCCTAGCTTTTACAAATTTGAACGATGACACATGCGTGTTGCACTTCTCGTGTTTATTGCCATCTTATGATAAATCGCTTGTTAACTTGTATTCTTCAACTGTAAGCAGTGGCGGAGACAGAAGAGAGTAAAGTCTCTCATCAGTGATGATGCTCACTCTCTCATATTAACCCAGGAATTGAAGATCGTATTTATATTCGTTTTGAGGAGACATATTTATTAGGGATGAGACGATACACCTACCTCCTGATTCGATACTATCACAATACTTGGGTGCCGATACGATATGTTTTgcgatttttttaaagatttcagtTCGATTCGATATTGCTGTtgcgatttttattttttgtttttgggaaaAAGTTGAATGACACACTTAATAGGCTACTGTCAcaatttaaaacacacacacacacacatcttagcagtcatttttcctgttttatttaagttttagtaaacataaacaaacaaacagccacAAAAAGTCCAatagaaaaatactttttgaaatTAAGTGGCTTTTGAAATAAAGTGCTCATCAAACTAGTtccattaataaaataaaataaaatgaagagtCTGTGAAAGCTTTCTTTAACATCAAACTTAACTCGAAAGCCATTCTTTTAAATACTGgactgcattaaattaaatatataatataattaaccCCTTAGCATTCCTAAGGTCtctttttgaatgggatttgtaacaaaacaaaagccaatttatttcacaaaaattaagttaagaCTGTTAAGAATGTGATTAATACTGAATAAACAGCCTATAAGGTAAGGATATTAAATAGCAGTCCCAaactagtttttgttaatacaatTAAGTTGGTTTGAGCCACCTGTCATTTAAACATATACAAACTGACACAAAGAGAAAATAACATGGTATTTTTGGGTTATGGAAACAACAGTTACCATGGTGAATATACAATACTAACATGAACTGTTAATGAAATGTGGAAACTGCTCCTGAATATCATACCTTCATGCAAATCCTTCCCAGCTAACACACGCAGTACCAGTTATGATTTATCGGTATTGTACTTTTATTTCACGCGTTGCATGCTCGTAGTTTCTGCGCTTTAGTGAAGTGATATACAAAGTTCGCGCTACAGGACAGGATAGTTCGTTTTTCTGAGGTGAGAGACTTTTTAATTTCGTAACAAGTTACATAAATAACGATAGAATAATGACACTGACATTAAGCCTGccaacatctcatctgacctTATACTCATAAGTGTCAACAGCTTTCATGCacgtcttttaaaataaaagtctcgcatcagaaaaacattaagaattaatttttttgttgttgatgtcgTTTCTTTGGCCGCACACTCCGCGACCCACCAGTTGAGAAAcactaggtgtgttcgacttcatgcggcgccaTGAAAACCGATCGGCGGCTGACTTAAAgaagtgcatgccggttagaaaatttgtccgacttgaaccggcgccgacgccacgtcactgtcacgtgtggcatcaaagtaccgcgagagcgtttCGAGAGCAGCCGCTGACTCAGCTcgcgcagtttctccagagcgacTGCGGAAGCGCTGATGACGACACAGCTGTTTCACgattggccaaattcaccacatgacaacaatgacgtgtgtttctaacatcttcaattccaatacagctcacaaatattattttactaggaGAATATCACAATCGGgtgaaaaaatggaagctaagccaaactttgaacattttataaaaagagattaaacaaatggtactacattagataaaattaagaacaaaaaagcaagaaagacctatgaagctttttgttactttaaattgttacCCCTGGCATGAATTGTTTCACTGTACAtattcttatgaatgtttatttgttttgtacttgttgtgagttgtatatgcttgtacaaacctttgtatattttttgcatagtaataaaaaaaaataggctactgcccacaaatctgtttttagaacagtaaaaaaaattactgtatagtcacaatgttataatgagtcacatttaataataaaaaaacactgataaacgcttattggtatttaaatagtatatgtttatgttgaactttattcttgaacagatggccctgtattaagcagtatataaaaagtgtttctgttgctcatgaaaacatttctgaaacgtccgtgcatttgacaaatattgcatgttattcacttcatctgtgataagagTATCCAAACACCGCGAGAGCATCACTACCGGGAGCAGAAAGAGTCCGACTTCACATCTCCGCTTTCAATTCCGcccccgactgcaagcggctaTTCTCGCCGATAGGTCTGTGCGGcgctgcatgaagtcgaacacacctactGAAATACTCACTGATACAACATCGCcctctgctgaaaaaaaaagaggtaaCTTTCCTCCGCCTCGTATTTAAGCAAGGACTAAAATAAAGCATTGTGTTTAATATGGATTAATATCGATTctggtataaaaaaaaaataaaaatcgattTTAAAAtcgtaaataaaaaaatcacaatagtTAGGTGAATCGATTTTTTGTCCCATCCCTAATATTTATGTGGTCATGTGTAGGCTACATGGAACAGTAAAGAGGGTGTTTTCTCTTGTCTTTGATAATttgaaaaatcttaattatatatacagtcatggccaaaaatatcggcacccttggtaaatatgatcaaagaaggctgtgaaaattaatctgcattgttaatccttttgatcttttattaaaaaattcacaaaaatctaacctttcattggataataagaatttaaaatggaaatatcattaaataaatgttttctcaaataccgttggacacaattattggcaccctagaaattcttatgagtaaaatatctctgaagtatattcccattcatattcacaattttgagcactccagggtgattatgaacatgaaattatccagccatggcttcctgtttcacagaaatataaataggaggaaaacaaagcccaaattccttaatcatccatcacaatgagaaaaaccaaagaatatatttctgatgtgcagcaaaagataattgagcttcacaaattagtgaagtagctttaagaaaagagctagagcagtgaaaactcccatttccaccatcagggcaataattaagaatttccaatcaacataacgttacgaaactgcctggaagaggacgtgtgtctatatcgtcctaatgcacggtgaggaggagagtttgagcggctaaagactctccaaggaccacagctggagaattgcagaaaatagttgagtcagaatgtcttaaaaaaaataataaaattgtcaaacagcacctacatcagcacatgttgtttgggacggtttcaagaaaaattatcctcgctcatccaaaaacaatctccagcatattcagttatcagacacgactggagcttcaaatgggactggcttctgtggtcagatgaaactaaaaaatgagctttttagcagcaaacactcaagatgggtttggtgaacacagggataaaaagtaccccatgtgtaaaatgaaatatactgctgtatttttgatgttgtgggcctatatttctgctggaggtcctggacatcttgtttagacacatggcatcatggattctatcaaataccaacagataaaaaatcaataagtgactgactctgttagaaatcttataatgggccatgtttggatcttccaaccgtacaataatccaaacacaaacctcaaaaacaacacagaaatgggtcactgagcacaaaaccaagcttctgctgaccattccagtcctctgacctgaaccctgtagaacatgagtgaactgaagagaagcaccaccaacatggagctgtgaatctaaagggtctggagtgattctggatgaaggaatggtctctgatctcttgtcaggtgttctctaacctcatcaggcattataggagaacatttagagctgttaaactggcaaatggaggtttcaaaaagtattgaataaaagtggccaaagtgtatttgagaaaaacatttatttcataatgatatttccccccattttaaattcttattattgaatgaaaggttagatttttgtgattttttttaaataaaagatcaaaaggattaacaatgcagattaattttcacagccttctttgatcatatttaccaagggtgctgatatttttgtcCATTACTGTATAGCCAGGTTTCATATGAAAGTTTCCCTTACAGCAGTGGTCttaaactcaattcctggagggccacagctctgcacagttttgatccaaccagctccaaatcacacctgcttgcAAGTTTCTAGCAATCctgaagagcttgattagctggatcaggtgtgtttgattaggtttGGAgcaaaactgtgcagagctgtggccctccaggaattgagtttgagaccaatgccTACAGTAAATGCGAACATTGCAAAGACCGCAAGTATAAGTAGCTCATCGACGCCATCTTGTGCACCTAGCCAAAATAAAGCCTATATTAAAGGCATAATAAGTAAAATATATCTTTATAAATGTGTAATAggatacaaatttatttaactaGTCAGTTTTTAGAATGGCTTTTGCAAGACATACTATATTTTAATTAGAACAATACAGTcagcaacagttttttttttaaagttttttttaatcaaatgtgcTGAAACAATTTCTAGTTTGGTTCTGAGTAGGCTACTTACAATATAACACGagacagaaaacaaataacATATATCTGAACCCATAGAAGGAACACTTGTTGTAGAGATAATTTCAAGATCTAAATAATTGATCGAATAGCTATAGTCTATAGGCCTAATTTGAAAACTGCAAATgaagaaagcaaaaataatgatttgaaGTATAGGCTACACCTTTAATAAGTCATTTTCGATTAGTCTATTTCACAAAAAGAACTGTTTTGGTTGCGAGAATAAGCTTACTTTGTGACTTTGCCATGTTGGCCATAAAGTCTACAGTCAAAATCTTCAAGAACTTCAAGAACGGTGGATGTTCTAAACGGtttaaatgtgctattttaatttattctgcTGTTATGAGACTTTCCCTCATACACTGTGAAACAATCACTCTAGTCTAAAGTTTATCAATAGTGAGTTTCGCAAGATGATCGTCATCGGTCTCTGGGTAAAAAAGCGTTTCTCAGGTTAGAAATGAAACTGATCTGCATCTGACACGACTAGCATGCTAACAGATGGGTAAGTTTTAAAACACATCAAACCAACAaacaatcttttttttgttcaattaaaCCAACTAatcaaaaaagtattttttgtttgtttggttagACCTCCCGTGAAATTATATAGGCCTAGCTAAGATTTTTTTCAATAGGCTAAAGAACAAAATATGCCTTCAAAAGGTCTAAATAATAACGAATAGGCTCTGTTCAACGTGTGCAAATCATTGGCTacatattttaagaataaagaataaatgTGTATCGCGTCAAAAGATATATTTCTGAGAATAACACAACGACATTTGACTGGCTGTGGGCTTTTCATATAGTTGTCggttttaaagtaaaataatatcaaTATCATACAGTGgcacaacatatttttaaagaacgCTTAGCTTACATTGGCACTATTGTAAAATTAGCAGAGCATTATCTACTCACCAGCAAAGGCAAGATGAGCTCCGACAAGCAGAAGCACTACAACAAACCGCATTCTTACATTTTCTTGAGATTtagatttaatataatattctaGGATCGAGAAATGACTTGAAATATTCAAGTTAATACCAAACGTCGGGTCTCAGTTGTTGACTTTGAGCTAGTAAAGTGCCTGCAAGTTCTGAAACTCCAGCCAGTACAGATTCTGGACATGTTCAGGGTCACAAGTTACTAAGCGGAAATTCCTTGACTGTGTTGATCACCGAAAGGGAACAAAATACTAAATGAAGTGAATATGAATAGGCTACATGGATAGGCCTGCTTTGCTCTGCCATTTTTCCCAAATAAGAAGAAAGCTAAATAAAGGAATTCCATATTGTCAAGCAACTttcactacactgtaaaaatgatttttcgtAGTTGTAAAGATGTTTTActataaaatactatttaagtttattttctaaaatttagattattagattattattttcaaataattcaaTGTATTACTTGCAGTTTCTTTGTAATTCATTGTGAAATTTGTGTTTGACAGCAGGGAAATCTCCTCTTTATCTTTCCTGAAGTCCTAAGTTACAGATAGACCAAAGTGACACTCCAGCTGAGGCAGTTCATTTTGTCCACTGATGCTTAATTGCCTGCATGATAGTAACAGCAGCTGCCTGTAAAACATAAGTGCGGTATATTAAACTGCAATGTGCTTTAGTAGGCCTACCTATTTACATATCCCAAGCTTtattctttaataataataagtgtcaCTATTTAAAGCTTATCTTAAACTCATGCTGACAGAGTGACTGAAGGACAGACTTCAAAGGTGCCATTAACTCCAGGAGACAGCACAAAGTAATTGTCAAATTATGTCAGAATACACCCATGAActacaacagcaacaaaacCCCCTCATAGAATCTCATATTAGGAAGAAAAGTATTTAATGTAGTAACAGTTAAAGGGTTTAAAGAAAGACACTGCAAGCTGGGCaaaacattttcagattc
This portion of the Onychostoma macrolepis isolate SWU-2019 chromosome 19, ASM1243209v1, whole genome shotgun sequence genome encodes:
- the LOC131525349 gene encoding H-2 class I histocompatibility antigen, Q9 alpha chain-like, producing the protein MRFVVVLLLVGAHLAFAGKHSLKYFYTGVSGDIDFPEFTSVGLVHDEQFMYFDSNTMKAVPKTEWIRQNEGADYWTRETQTDINQHRLFKNNIQVAKGRFNQSTGVHTYQLMYGCEWDDQTGETNGFREFGYDGEDFLSLDFKEMRYISPVQQGFPTARKWNNDRAGLERDRHYFSSECIEWLQKYLQYGKSSLKKTVSPQVSLLQKSSSSSVSCHATGFYPSGLTITWMRNGQELHEDVDLSELLPNEDGTFQRTSTIRVTPDEWKKNQHSYVVKHQSGTITVDEIRTNNGDSVPIGIIVGAAAAVALLIIIGVAGYMVYQKKKGSDDGSDSSAHTDPHNKNDTRHVGNII